The Rattus norvegicus strain BN/NHsdMcwi chromosome 2, GRCr8, whole genome shotgun sequence nucleotide sequence TATCCACATTTCAGAGAAGGAATTTCATATTTAAGCAAAGGGAAGTTTAAATATgcttaattaaagaaaaagatggatgttttatattttaaatatatttttaaaagttttaacaCATTTGAGAATTTTAAATTCCTAACAGTTGCTACTAAAGTGACTATTTCGGTTTGATCTAatttccatattttttttaaatgacctaAAGTCTGATCACCGGATATCATGGAGTCTGGCAAGATGGCGTCTCCCAAGAGCATGCCGAAAGACGCACAGATGATGGCACAAATCCTGAAGGATATGGGGATTACAGAGTATGAGCCAAGAGTTATAAATCAGATGCTGGAGTTTGCCTTCCGATATGTGACCACAATTCTAGATGATGCTAAAATTTATTCAAGCCATGCTAAGAAACCTACTGTTGATGCAGATGATGTCCGATTGGCAATCCAGTGCCGTGCTGACCAGTCTTTCACTTCTCCTCCCCCGAGagattttttattagatattgcAAGGCAAAGAAATCAAACCCCTTTGCCATTGATCAAGCCATATTCAGGTCCTAGATTGCCACCTGATAGATACTGCTTAACTGCTCCAAACTATAGGCTTAAGTCTTTACAAAAAAAGGCACCTACTCCTGCAGGAAGAATAACGGTTCCAAGGTTAAGTGTTGGTTCAGTTTCTAGTAGACCTAGTACTCCCACACTAGGCACACCAACTCCACAAGCCATGTCTGTGTCAACTAAAGTAGGCACTCCAATGTCCCTCACAGGGCAGAGGTTTACAGTACAGATGCCTGCTTCTCAGTCCCCTGCTGTAAAAGCTTCCATTCCTGCAACACCAGCAGTTCAGAATGTTCTTATTAATCCATCATTAATTGGGTCCAAAAACATTCTTATTACTACTAATATGGTGTCACAAAATACAGCCAATGAGTCGGCAAACGCACTCAAAAGAAAAcgtgaagaagaagatgatgacgatgatgatgatgatgatgactatgaTAATTTGTAATCTAGCCTTGTCGCCTGTAACTATTCTTGGTCTTGGATCCATTGTACTGAAATTGAAAAAGCATGTTAGCTGTTTTAAAGCTGTACTTTAGAAAGTGGTATTTAATACGTACACTTACTATACTTTTGGATTGAAATGTTCAGTTTTACTAGAACTAGTAATGGTTTTTCATCGACCTTtatgcataaaaaataaaattgtcatttaTCAGTTTGATTCTTGGTACTTTGGCAGTTATGTTTTCAAAAACAATTTCCCCTCAGCTTGAAATTTTCACAGCCTTTGTCATTACATCTACTGTGCTACTACTTGCCCCAGTGTCTTTAgactttgaggcagggtctcattctCTGTAGTCCTGGGTATCCTGGAACTGTGTCAGCCCAGCTGaccaaccttgaactcacagatctctgggtttgctgggattaaaggcgttcaccaccacacccagcccattCCTAGTCTCTATCTCTGATTATCTTGCTTAGTTTGGTGAAAACAGTCTCTGCACTTCTCTCTACCTACCTCTTTTCTAGCTAATTCCCATTCTCTGCGTAGAAATGGCTTCCTCTCTAGGAGATAGCTCTGTGGGTAAAAACTCATACCCTGCAGCTACAAGGTAAAGCAGGGTGTAACCTCACTGTTGGTGAGCTTCATTTAGTAAGAAGCCCTGGCTTGAGGAAGTAGGGCTAAGAGCAATAGAGAGAGGCACCCAGTGCCCTGATCTGCACAGGTACTCACACCCACAGTTACAACGCTACTTCTAAGGCTCCATAACATCTTGAGGTCATATTAGGTACCCGTCCATTTTCTCCCCTAGCAACGCTCCAGTTTCCAAACTTACCTGCCATCTCCAGTTTATTATAAATTTCAGGGAAGGAACTCTATATATCCTGTTCACTAGTGCGTCCTTATTATCCCTTCGATAACTAGTACAGGTTCTTTGATAAAAGTTTTTGAAATGAGTATTTGGAAGTTTATATTACACCGTTTCATTAAAACATGTTTACATGATGGAAAATATCCTTCATTGGCGCAcacttagtcccagcactgggaagcaggagctggtggatctgagttcaaggccttcctggtctacaaagtgagttccaggagagccagggctactcagagaaaccctgtcttggaggaagaagaagaaaacaaaacaaaactgtcatATATATTTTGGAGACCAAAGATGT carries:
- the Taf9 gene encoding transcription initiation factor TFIID subunit 9; this encodes MESGKMASPKSMPKDAQMMAQILKDMGITEYEPRVINQMLEFAFRYVTTILDDAKIYSSHAKKPTVDADDVRLAIQCRADQSFTSPPPRDFLLDIARQRNQTPLPLIKPYSGPRLPPDRYCLTAPNYRLKSLQKKAPTPAGRITVPRLSVGSVSSRPSTPTLGTPTPQAMSVSTKVGTPMSLTGQRFTVQMPASQSPAVKASIPATPAVQNVLINPSLIGSKNILITTNMVSQNTANESANALKRKREEEDDDDDDDDDDYDNL